The Phormidium ambiguum IAM M-71 genome contains a region encoding:
- a CDS encoding sugar phosphate nucleotidyltransferase, which produces MKAMILAAGKGTRVRPITHTVPKPLIPILQKPVMEFLVELLRQHGFDQIMVNVSHLADEIENYFRDGQRFGVQIGYSFEGRIDEGKLVGEAIGSAGGLKRIQDFYPFFDDTFVVLCGDALIDLDLTAAVKWHKSKGAIATVVMKSVPKEEVSSYGVVVTDEEGKIKAFQEKPSVEEALSTSINTGIYIFEPEIFDYIPSGVEYDLGGELFPKLVEINAPFYGVTMDFQWVDIGKVPDYWRAIRDVLMGKVKNVSIPGHEVRPGIFTGLNVAVNWDKIDIKGPVYIGGMTRIEDGAKIVGPTMIGSNCWVCKGATVDNSIIFEYSRLGEGVQLVDKLVFGRYCIDKTGAAIDVQAAALDWLITDTRQEPPSMSPLERQAIAEVLGMESR; this is translated from the coding sequence ATGAAAGCCATGATTCTGGCAGCAGGTAAGGGTACTCGCGTTCGCCCCATTACTCACACTGTCCCCAAACCCTTGATTCCCATCTTACAAAAGCCAGTGATGGAGTTTTTAGTTGAGTTGCTGCGCCAGCATGGTTTTGACCAGATTATGGTCAATGTTAGCCATTTGGCGGATGAAATTGAAAATTATTTCCGTGATGGTCAGCGATTTGGAGTCCAAATTGGCTATTCTTTTGAAGGTAGAATTGACGAAGGTAAGTTAGTCGGAGAAGCGATCGGTTCTGCGGGCGGACTCAAACGCATTCAAGATTTTTATCCCTTCTTTGATGATACTTTTGTGGTATTGTGCGGCGATGCTTTGATCGATTTGGATTTGACGGCAGCGGTGAAATGGCATAAGTCTAAAGGTGCGATCGCTACTGTAGTCATGAAGTCTGTTCCCAAAGAAGAAGTTTCTAGTTACGGCGTAGTCGTTACTGATGAAGAGGGCAAAATTAAAGCTTTCCAAGAAAAACCTAGTGTAGAAGAAGCTCTCAGTACCAGTATCAACACGGGTATTTATATTTTTGAACCGGAAATTTTTGACTACATTCCCTCTGGTGTGGAATACGATTTAGGTGGTGAATTATTTCCAAAATTGGTGGAAATTAACGCTCCTTTTTACGGGGTAACAATGGATTTCCAATGGGTTGATATTGGAAAAGTTCCTGATTATTGGCGAGCAATTCGAGATGTATTAATGGGAAAGGTGAAAAATGTTTCTATTCCCGGACATGAAGTACGCCCTGGTATTTTTACAGGTTTAAATGTGGCAGTAAATTGGGACAAAATTGATATTAAAGGCCCAGTTTATATTGGTGGGATGACTCGCATTGAAGATGGCGCGAAAATTGTTGGCCCAACTATGATTGGCTCTAATTGTTGGGTTTGTAAAGGTGCAACTGTAGATAACAGTATTATTTTTGAATACTCCCGTTTGGGAGAAGGCGTGCAACTAGTAGATAAGCTGGTTTTTGGTCGCTATTGTATTGATAAAACAGGTGCTGCGATCGATGTTCAAGCTGCTGCTTTAGACTGGTTAATTACTGATACCCGGCAAGAACCTCCTTCCATGAGTCCTTTAGAACGACAAGCGATCGCAGAAGTTCTGGGAATGGAAAGTCGGTAA